One part of the Arcanobacterium phocisimile genome encodes these proteins:
- a CDS encoding alanine/glycine:cation symporter family protein: MAVYDAIQDVTAWLGGLNDWLYTWVMILALVGTGIFLTIRTRALQLRHFVGMAKYLTQSRRGSRGGISSFQAFAMGMSTRIGIGNITGIALAMILGGPGSLFWMWIVAIVGMSTAFAEATLAQIFKFRHQDGSFRGGPASYIMDGLKSRPLAVVFACAMVFCMFVAMPMVQANTIAQVISGAHGIDPWIIGLVIAGLTSLVLFGGVRRVARATEVISPMMALFYVGVAVVIIALNITAVPQFFADVFSSAFGAREAFVGTGSAFVAALLNGTRRGLFSNEAGMGTSPNAAATATVAHPVQQGLIQAFGVFLDTILICTATGFIISTTGALDYSRVTADDAAHVTTDAITGTLGAWMAWPIAIMIFFFGFSSILGAYAYGEANLVFLKKSRPLDLASRAVLIVSSFIGSITALTFVWAVMDTAMFAVTVLNLVAIVALAPWIMALLRDYEKQIREGVDPVFQADKAELPGDIPSDIW, encoded by the coding sequence ATGGCTGTTTACGATGCGATACAGGACGTAACTGCTTGGTTAGGCGGCCTCAATGATTGGCTCTACACCTGGGTGATGATCCTAGCGCTTGTCGGAACTGGAATATTCTTAACCATCCGTACCCGCGCGCTACAACTGCGGCATTTTGTTGGCATGGCCAAATATTTGACGCAGTCACGACGTGGTTCGCGAGGTGGGATTTCGTCCTTCCAGGCTTTCGCAATGGGTATGTCTACCCGCATTGGTATTGGGAATATTACCGGTATCGCCCTAGCGATGATTCTGGGTGGGCCTGGTTCTCTTTTTTGGATGTGGATCGTCGCGATCGTAGGAATGTCGACGGCGTTCGCTGAGGCCACTTTGGCACAAATCTTCAAATTCCGGCATCAAGATGGTTCGTTCCGTGGCGGTCCAGCCTCCTACATCATGGATGGTTTGAAATCGCGTCCGCTCGCCGTCGTTTTCGCCTGCGCAATGGTCTTCTGTATGTTCGTTGCAATGCCGATGGTTCAAGCCAACACAATCGCACAGGTCATTTCTGGCGCCCACGGTATTGACCCGTGGATTATTGGGCTAGTTATTGCTGGATTAACTTCGTTGGTCTTGTTTGGCGGAGTGCGCCGAGTGGCTCGAGCAACAGAAGTTATTTCCCCGATGATGGCACTGTTCTATGTTGGGGTCGCGGTAGTGATCATCGCGCTCAACATCACCGCAGTTCCACAGTTCTTTGCCGATGTTTTTTCCTCCGCATTCGGTGCACGCGAAGCCTTTGTCGGAACCGGTTCGGCATTCGTTGCCGCTTTGCTCAACGGTACCCGCCGTGGTTTGTTCTCCAATGAAGCGGGAATGGGCACATCGCCAAACGCTGCCGCCACAGCGACAGTTGCCCATCCCGTACAACAGGGCTTGATTCAGGCGTTCGGTGTTTTCCTCGACACGATCCTCATATGTACAGCTACCGGTTTTATTATTTCGACGACCGGCGCTTTGGACTACTCTCGTGTTACGGCAGACGATGCCGCCCATGTTACGACTGATGCGATCACAGGTACGTTGGGTGCGTGGATGGCGTGGCCGATTGCAATTATGATTTTCTTCTTCGGCTTTTCATCTATTTTAGGTGCTTACGCCTATGGTGAAGCGAATCTGGTGTTCTTAAAGAAATCCCGTCCGCTTGACCTTGCCTCTCGTGCGGTTTTGATCGTTTCGAGTTTTATCGGCTCGATTACGGCACTGACGTTCGTGTGGGCAGTGATGGATACTGCGATGTTTGCGGTAACCGTCTTGAATTTAGTGGCGATTGTGGCGCTTGCACCGTGGATTATGGCGTTGTTGCGTGACTATGAGAAGCAAATCAGGGAAGGTGTGGATCCAGTGTTCCAGGCTGACAAGGCGGAGCTACCGGGAGATATTCCCTCGGACATTTGGTGA
- a CDS encoding FABP family protein, producing MAIRLPENLVPENTPLAWMIDSWVGGGILEYENVEPAAYIHEMCFDASDGGPYLKVTSKVWLAKEPAGVVDKEAPGQVTYDQLTKDELWMQHTGYIRVNPESNQREDGSYEIESMLTSPVGVAHAWVGLINGPRLQMITDSVMRSGSGAMIEAAKIMAGSVASDLFYALDMAAFGADMRSYMAGRLSRTFDASVDPAADEQDAQ from the coding sequence ATGGCTATTAGACTTCCTGAAAATTTAGTTCCTGAAAATACTCCGCTGGCGTGGATGATTGATTCGTGGGTTGGTGGTGGCATTCTTGAGTACGAGAATGTGGAACCTGCTGCGTATATTCACGAGATGTGTTTCGATGCTTCGGACGGTGGTCCTTATCTGAAGGTGACCTCGAAGGTGTGGTTGGCGAAGGAACCGGCAGGCGTTGTCGATAAGGAGGCACCTGGTCAGGTGACGTATGATCAGCTGACGAAGGATGAGCTGTGGATGCAGCACACTGGCTATATTCGGGTCAATCCGGAGTCGAACCAGCGCGAAGACGGCTCGTATGAGATTGAATCTATGTTGACCTCGCCGGTTGGTGTGGCCCACGCATGGGTGGGTTTGATTAACGGTCCACGGTTGCAGATGATTACTGATTCGGTGATGCGTTCGGGTTCGGGCGCGATGATCGAGGCGGCGAAGATCATGGCGGGTTCGGTTGCTTCTGATTTGTTCTATGCATTGGATATGGCGGCGTTCGGTGCAGATATGCGTTCGTATATGGCGGGCCGCTTGTCACGGACCTTCGATGCGAGTGTGGATCCAGCTGCTGATGAACAGGATGCGCAGTGA
- a CDS encoding YgfZ/GcvT domain-containing protein produces MSIDSLFPSAVVFDGDRVPAHFGNPFAEEQSLRAGKAFSILDRDVVVVRGVDRMKLLHLISSRNFEQVPAGVSTEMLVLDAQGHIVHAAGAMSDAETTWLITDFGYGQALADHIAKMTFMMRVETKVLADPLVVGLLNWPGELPVELTSVARCVWEDPWPTTAEGGATYGVDDVDHPAHGTRRTVVVVEQTNTQRALEALAGLLIKPAGFQAWEAARIVDWRPSLSREAHSSAIPHELDWLRTAVHLDKGCYPGQETVAKLVNLGKPPRRLVFLYLEGGEEELPEPRTEVSLQGRSVGELTSVARAVDDGPVALALVKRNVPLDAVLTVGDFEASQVEIVGREGKSSASPQVRPGSGLSARRLGGPPPAMSSKSLGGK; encoded by the coding sequence GTGAGTATCGATTCTCTTTTTCCCAGTGCAGTTGTTTTCGACGGCGACCGGGTTCCGGCGCACTTCGGTAATCCGTTTGCTGAAGAGCAGTCGTTGCGCGCGGGCAAAGCGTTTTCGATTCTGGATCGCGACGTCGTCGTGGTGCGTGGCGTGGATCGGATGAAGTTGTTGCATCTGATTTCTAGCCGTAATTTTGAGCAGGTTCCTGCAGGGGTGTCGACGGAGATGTTGGTACTTGATGCGCAGGGCCATATTGTTCATGCAGCGGGCGCGATGAGTGATGCTGAGACGACGTGGCTGATTACTGATTTTGGTTATGGGCAGGCGTTGGCTGATCATATCGCCAAGATGACGTTTATGATGCGTGTGGAGACTAAGGTTTTGGCCGATCCGCTCGTGGTTGGTTTGCTGAATTGGCCGGGCGAGCTTCCGGTTGAGCTGACGAGTGTTGCCCGCTGCGTGTGGGAAGATCCGTGGCCGACTACGGCTGAGGGAGGTGCTACCTATGGTGTGGACGACGTCGATCATCCGGCTCACGGTACCCGCCGCACCGTCGTCGTGGTTGAACAGACCAATACGCAACGTGCGTTGGAGGCGTTGGCTGGTTTGTTAATCAAGCCGGCTGGTTTCCAGGCGTGGGAGGCGGCGCGGATTGTGGATTGGCGTCCGTCGTTGAGCCGTGAGGCCCATAGTTCTGCTATTCCACATGAACTCGATTGGTTACGTACCGCGGTGCATTTAGATAAGGGTTGTTATCCGGGTCAGGAAACCGTGGCTAAGCTTGTGAATTTGGGTAAGCCTCCGCGTCGGTTGGTGTTCCTTTATTTGGAGGGCGGCGAAGAGGAGTTGCCGGAGCCGCGTACGGAGGTCTCGTTACAAGGTCGGTCGGTTGGTGAGTTGACGTCGGTGGCGCGTGCGGTTGACGACGGTCCGGTTGCGTTGGCGTTGGTGAAACGTAATGTTCCTCTTGATGCGGTATTGACTGTGGGCGATTTTGAGGCATCCCAGGTAGAGATTGTTGGACGTGAGGGTAAGTCTTCAGCTTCGCCCCAGGTGCGTCCGGGTAGCGGCTTGAGTGCTCGTCGACTGGGTGGTCCGCCGCCTGCGATGTCGTCGAAGTCGTTGGGCGGTAAGTGA
- the dtd gene encoding D-aminoacyl-tRNA deacylase yields the protein MRAVLQRVKRASVTVERDGEDVAVGKIGSGLAVLVGITHDDGEAEIVKLAKKIAQLKIMRDPDGSDDPKDRVNVGDAGGGVLLVSQFTLYADARKGTKPSWSHAAPGVVAQPLFDRLVSAVRSYDIDVQTGEFGAMMDVEILNDGPFTIILDI from the coding sequence ATGCGGGCAGTTCTGCAACGGGTCAAGCGTGCAAGTGTGACGGTTGAGCGCGACGGCGAGGACGTCGCCGTCGGCAAAATTGGTTCGGGGCTTGCGGTTCTTGTGGGGATTACGCACGACGACGGCGAAGCTGAGATTGTGAAACTAGCCAAGAAGATTGCGCAATTGAAAATTATGCGTGACCCCGATGGTTCGGATGATCCGAAAGATCGGGTAAACGTTGGCGATGCTGGTGGCGGGGTTTTACTGGTCTCGCAATTTACGCTGTACGCGGATGCGCGTAAGGGAACGAAGCCGTCGTGGTCGCATGCGGCTCCAGGTGTCGTAGCGCAACCATTGTTTGATCGGCTTGTTTCGGCGGTTCGTAGCTACGATATAGATGTTCAAACCGGAGAGTTTGGGGCGATGATGGACGTCGAGATTCTTAACGACGGACCATTTACCATCATCCTCGATATTTAA
- a CDS encoding ATP-dependent Clp protease ATP-binding subunit — protein MFERFTDRARRVIVLAQEEARDLKHNYLGTEHILLGLIKEGEGVAAKALEALGVSFDAVREQVVEIIGEGQEQPSGHIPFTPRAKKVLEYAMREGLQLGHSYIGTEHLLLGLCREQEGVAAQVLVKLDADLPKVRQQVTQLLSGYQGKEAVGVGGGGPREGVKSGSTILDQFGRNLTQSARDNKLDPVIGRHTETQRVMQVLSRRNKNNPVLIGEPGVGKTAVVEGLAQAIAHGDVPETLKDKQLYSLDMGSLVAGSRYRGDFEERMKKILKEINTRGDIVLFIDEIHSLVGAGAAEGALDAASLLKPMMARGELQVIGATTLDEYRKHIEKDAALERRFQPIQVEQPSVKETIAILEGLRDRYEAFHRVTITDEALEAAATMADRYINDRFLPDKAIDLIDEAGARLAIRKMTAPPELRELDEEIAEIKRQKEAAIDGQDFEKAAALRDQEQQLTEKRAERDKAWREGDLDVVAVVDEELISEVLSMATGIPVFKLTEAESSKLLRMEEELHKRVIGQNEAVVALSQAIRRTRAGLKDPNRPGGSFIFAGPTGVGKTELAKALAEFLFGDEDALITLDMSEFQEKHTVSRLFGAPPGYVGYDEGGQLTEKVRRKPFSVVLFDEVEKAHQDLFNSLLQILEEGRLTDSQGRVVDFKNTVIIMTTNLGTKDIAKGVATGFQFDADETGSYERMKLRVNDELKNHFRPEFLNRVDDIIVFPQLQKPEILQIVDLMINKLGARLADQGMGIVLTDKAKDLLADRGYDPVLGARPLRRAIQRDIEDQLSEKLLFGEFSSGQTIVVDVDEDDIPMSFTFTGQDSDYRLPEGVTPNAETEVMNGLAQPASLGPTDEQNVADQEK, from the coding sequence TTGTTTGAAAGGTTTACTGACCGCGCTCGCCGAGTGATCGTGCTTGCGCAAGAAGAAGCACGCGACCTCAAGCATAACTATCTTGGTACTGAACATATCTTGCTAGGCTTAATTAAAGAAGGCGAAGGTGTGGCAGCCAAAGCGCTAGAAGCACTTGGTGTTTCCTTTGATGCAGTGCGTGAGCAGGTTGTTGAGATTATTGGCGAGGGGCAGGAGCAGCCTTCGGGGCATATTCCGTTTACTCCTCGTGCTAAGAAAGTTCTTGAGTATGCGATGCGTGAGGGCCTCCAGCTAGGTCACTCTTACATTGGTACTGAGCATTTGTTGCTCGGGTTATGCAGAGAACAAGAAGGTGTTGCCGCTCAGGTACTCGTCAAGCTGGATGCTGATTTGCCGAAGGTTCGCCAGCAGGTAACTCAGTTGCTCAGTGGCTATCAGGGTAAGGAAGCTGTCGGTGTTGGCGGTGGTGGCCCACGCGAAGGTGTAAAGTCTGGTTCTACTATTCTTGACCAGTTCGGCCGCAATTTGACCCAGTCTGCGCGTGACAACAAGCTTGATCCGGTTATTGGCCGGCATACTGAAACTCAGCGTGTAATGCAGGTGCTTTCTCGCCGTAATAAGAACAATCCTGTTCTTATTGGTGAGCCAGGCGTCGGAAAAACGGCTGTTGTTGAAGGTTTAGCTCAGGCGATTGCACACGGCGATGTGCCAGAAACATTGAAGGATAAGCAGCTCTATTCGTTGGATATGGGTTCGCTTGTTGCTGGTTCGCGTTATCGTGGTGATTTCGAAGAGCGTATGAAGAAGATCTTGAAAGAGATCAATACGCGCGGCGATATCGTTTTGTTTATTGATGAGATTCATTCCCTTGTGGGGGCCGGTGCAGCAGAGGGTGCTCTTGATGCGGCTTCGTTGCTCAAGCCGATGATGGCACGTGGTGAGCTCCAAGTTATTGGCGCTACTACTCTTGACGAGTATCGCAAGCATATTGAGAAGGATGCGGCTCTTGAGCGTCGTTTCCAGCCGATTCAGGTTGAACAGCCGTCGGTGAAGGAAACTATTGCGATTCTCGAAGGATTGCGTGATCGTTACGAGGCATTCCATCGTGTGACGATTACCGATGAGGCTCTCGAAGCGGCGGCCACGATGGCAGATCGCTACATCAATGATCGGTTCTTGCCGGATAAGGCCATTGATTTGATCGATGAGGCCGGCGCCCGGTTGGCGATTCGCAAGATGACGGCTCCACCAGAGTTGCGTGAATTGGATGAAGAGATTGCCGAGATTAAGCGTCAGAAGGAAGCTGCCATTGATGGGCAAGATTTCGAGAAGGCTGCTGCGTTGCGCGATCAAGAACAGCAACTAACTGAGAAGCGTGCAGAGCGCGATAAGGCTTGGCGCGAAGGCGATCTTGACGTGGTTGCGGTGGTTGACGAAGAGCTGATCTCGGAAGTGCTCTCGATGGCTACCGGTATTCCAGTCTTCAAGCTCACCGAAGCGGAGTCGTCGAAGCTTCTTCGTATGGAAGAAGAGCTTCATAAGCGCGTTATCGGTCAAAACGAAGCAGTTGTGGCGTTGTCACAGGCAATCCGCCGTACACGTGCTGGATTGAAGGATCCGAATCGTCCAGGTGGCTCGTTTATTTTCGCAGGTCCAACTGGTGTAGGTAAAACTGAGCTTGCTAAGGCGCTTGCAGAGTTCTTGTTCGGTGATGAAGATGCGTTGATTACTCTGGACATGTCCGAGTTCCAGGAGAAGCATACGGTCTCGCGCCTGTTCGGTGCTCCTCCGGGATATGTTGGTTACGACGAGGGTGGCCAGCTTACCGAGAAGGTTCGCCGCAAGCCGTTCTCTGTTGTGCTTTTCGACGAAGTTGAGAAGGCGCACCAAGATCTGTTCAACTCTTTACTCCAGATTCTGGAAGAAGGCCGGTTGACTGATTCGCAGGGCCGTGTGGTGGACTTCAAGAATACCGTGATCATCATGACCACCAACTTGGGTACTAAGGACATCGCCAAGGGCGTTGCTACTGGTTTCCAGTTCGATGCTGATGAGACTGGCTCTTACGAGCGGATGAAGTTGCGGGTTAACGATGAGCTGAAGAACCATTTCCGTCCAGAGTTCTTGAACCGTGTTGACGATATTATCGTCTTCCCACAGTTGCAGAAGCCAGAAATCTTGCAGATTGTTGATTTGATGATTAACAAGCTCGGTGCTCGTCTTGCCGATCAAGGTATGGGCATTGTACTGACGGATAAGGCTAAGGATTTGCTTGCTGACCGTGGCTACGATCCCGTGTTGGGTGCCCGTCCGTTGCGTCGTGCAATCCAACGCGATATCGAAGATCAACTGTCGGAGAAGCTGTTGTTCGGCGAGTTTAGTTCTGGTCAAACGATCGTGGTTGACGTAGATGAGGATGACATTCCAATGTCGTTTACGTTTACCGGTCAAGATTCTGACTATCGCTTGCCTGAAGGCGTCACTCCTAACGCGGAAACTGAAGTGATGAATGGTCTGGCTCAACCGGCATCGTTAGGGCCTACAGATGAGCAGAATGTTGCTGATCAAGAAAAGTAG
- the trpB gene encoding tryptophan synthase subunit beta, producing the protein MARSTLLNAYFGQFGGQYVPEQLLPVLDELEVAYVHACDDPEFLKELDELRRNYLGRPTPITECANLPITTSKAPGSPRVRLFLKREDLVHGGAHKGNQVLAQALLARRLGKTRLIAETGAGQHGTATAMIAALMGMECTIYMGAKDVARQQPNVLRMRMMGAKVVPVVGVEGSMSNAIDVALTDWVDNFDTTHYLLGSACGPHPFPTLVKGFQAVISEESRQQMLDRIGRLPNMVIAAVGGGSNAIGAFAHYLSDEPGNEDVQLVGVEPAGEGLDSGKHGAPLERGKVGVLHGSKSYVLLGESGEVSESYSISAGLDYPGVGPEHAYLMETGRARYVGITDAEAVQAFRMLSRYEGIIPALESSHALAYALKLAESINAGNLVEALGERGAQAARESGEVVLLVNLSGRGDKDVEYVHNVIGDLVYDDPMDTPVTDPRVADVLAKMTQESNAREGL; encoded by the coding sequence ATGGCTCGCTCGACTCTTCTTAACGCATACTTCGGCCAATTCGGCGGTCAATACGTCCCCGAACAACTCTTACCCGTCTTAGACGAGCTCGAAGTAGCATACGTTCACGCCTGTGACGATCCGGAATTCTTAAAAGAGCTCGACGAACTTCGTCGCAACTATTTGGGCCGCCCAACACCGATTACTGAGTGCGCAAACTTGCCGATAACGACGTCGAAAGCGCCGGGTAGCCCGCGGGTTCGGCTTTTCCTCAAGCGTGAAGATCTGGTTCACGGTGGCGCGCACAAGGGCAACCAAGTCTTAGCGCAGGCCTTGTTGGCTCGCCGGCTTGGTAAGACCCGGTTGATTGCGGAAACTGGCGCTGGTCAACACGGTACGGCGACCGCGATGATTGCCGCATTGATGGGTATGGAGTGCACGATCTATATGGGCGCAAAGGACGTTGCCCGCCAGCAGCCGAACGTGTTGCGGATGCGCATGATGGGAGCAAAGGTTGTGCCGGTTGTGGGTGTTGAAGGCTCGATGTCTAACGCGATCGACGTGGCTCTGACCGACTGGGTAGATAATTTTGACACCACCCATTATCTGCTCGGTTCGGCATGCGGCCCGCACCCGTTCCCGACGCTGGTAAAAGGTTTCCAGGCCGTGATCTCGGAAGAGTCGCGTCAGCAGATGCTGGATCGAATCGGGCGCCTGCCCAATATGGTGATTGCTGCTGTGGGTGGCGGTTCGAATGCTATTGGGGCGTTCGCTCATTACCTGAGTGATGAGCCGGGCAATGAGGATGTGCAACTGGTTGGTGTGGAGCCGGCTGGCGAAGGTCTCGATTCAGGCAAGCATGGCGCTCCGCTCGAACGCGGCAAAGTCGGGGTACTACACGGCAGCAAATCGTATGTGTTGCTCGGTGAATCGGGTGAGGTAAGTGAGTCGTACTCGATTTCGGCCGGCTTGGATTATCCAGGTGTGGGACCAGAACATGCTTATCTGATGGAGACGGGCCGGGCGCGCTATGTGGGCATCACAGATGCCGAAGCCGTGCAGGCGTTCCGGATGCTGTCACGTTATGAAGGCATTATTCCAGCTCTGGAATCCTCGCACGCCCTAGCGTATGCCTTGAAGCTTGCAGAGTCGATCAACGCCGGCAACCTGGTGGAGGCGCTCGGTGAGCGCGGGGCGCAAGCCGCACGCGAATCTGGTGAGGTCGTTTTGCTAGTCAATCTTTCAGGTAGGGGCGATAAAGACGTCGAATATGTGCACAACGTGATTGGTGATTTGGTGTATGACGATCCAATGGACACACCGGTTACTGATCCGCGGGTTGCTGACGTTCTAGCGAAGATGACGCAAGAATCCAACGCGCGCGAAGGTCTGTAG
- a CDS encoding Na+/H+ antiporter family protein encodes MNAVLVAVVSMLLLALTRVHVVIALFIGALVGGFTAGLGLDGTMLAFQDGLGAGAKIALSYGLLGAFAMAVSQSGLPSVLASWLISRTKSGQSETNTALVKYGLLGGIVLMAIFSQNLIPVHIAFIPILIPPLLPVFNRLNLDRRIVASILTFGLVTTYMFIPLGFGSVFLNDILLGNIEQAGLDVSGINVMHAMAIPAAGMFAGLIIAIGFTYRKPRTYAESTVVTQTPTATVSKKNAIVSVVAVLVTFGTQLVLNSLGYEADALLLGSLLGLSVFLVTGTLKLRQADDAFSDGMKMMAIIGFTMISAQGFASVMNATGHVESLVESASTMVDGNKALAAFAMLLVGLVVTLGIGSSFSTLPIISTIYVPLAISLGFSPLATVAIIGTAGALGDAGSPASDSTLGPTSGLNVDGQHDHIRDSVIPTFLHFNIPLLIAGWVAAMVL; translated from the coding sequence ATGAATGCTGTACTTGTTGCTGTTGTGTCCATGCTCCTCCTAGCGCTCACCCGGGTTCACGTTGTGATCGCATTGTTTATTGGCGCGCTTGTCGGAGGGTTCACGGCTGGCCTTGGTCTTGACGGAACCATGTTGGCGTTCCAAGACGGACTCGGTGCTGGCGCAAAAATTGCACTATCGTACGGTTTACTTGGCGCATTCGCTATGGCAGTATCCCAGTCTGGCCTACCGAGTGTCCTGGCTTCCTGGCTGATTTCGCGCACAAAATCTGGGCAGTCCGAAACTAACACTGCGCTGGTTAAGTATGGCTTGCTTGGCGGGATTGTCCTGATGGCTATTTTCAGTCAGAACCTTATTCCAGTTCACATCGCTTTCATCCCGATCCTCATCCCCCCACTACTACCGGTGTTCAACCGCCTCAATCTCGATCGACGCATCGTTGCTTCTATCCTGACCTTCGGCTTGGTCACCACCTACATGTTTATCCCACTAGGGTTCGGCTCAGTGTTCTTGAACGATATTTTGCTCGGCAATATTGAACAAGCCGGGCTCGACGTGAGCGGAATTAACGTTATGCATGCCATGGCAATTCCAGCAGCCGGCATGTTCGCCGGTCTCATCATTGCGATCGGCTTTACATACCGCAAGCCACGCACATATGCCGAATCTACTGTAGTTACACAAACACCCACCGCAACCGTATCGAAGAAAAACGCAATCGTCTCCGTCGTCGCCGTGCTGGTCACGTTTGGCACACAACTGGTACTGAACTCGCTGGGCTACGAAGCAGACGCGCTACTCCTGGGTTCGCTGTTAGGCCTAAGCGTATTCCTCGTGACTGGGACACTGAAACTTCGCCAAGCCGACGACGCATTCAGCGACGGCATGAAAATGATGGCCATTATCGGTTTCACCATGATTTCAGCGCAAGGATTCGCTTCGGTAATGAACGCAACCGGGCACGTTGAATCGCTCGTAGAATCAGCTAGCACGATGGTAGACGGCAACAAAGCCTTAGCCGCTTTCGCGATGCTTCTTGTCGGCCTCGTCGTTACCCTCGGTATCGGTTCATCGTTCTCGACCCTGCCGATTATTAGCACCATCTATGTTCCGCTAGCAATCTCGCTGGGATTCTCTCCACTGGCAACCGTTGCGATTATCGGTACCGCAGGTGCGCTCGGCGACGCCGGTTCTCCGGCTTCGGATTCGACGCTCGGGCCCACGTCTGGCTTGAATGTTGACGGCCAACACGATCACATCCGAGATTCAGTTATCCCCACGTTCCTACACTTCAACATCCCGCTTCTTATTGCAGGATGGGTTGCCGCAATGGTACTCTAG